Proteins from a genomic interval of Papaver somniferum cultivar HN1 chromosome 4, ASM357369v1, whole genome shotgun sequence:
- the LOC113273636 gene encoding transcription factor bHLH118-like codes for MNYFSSNDLHPLQQSNEISRSCEQQQQQNDTTNQEHIVPKIQPFSIDNFNRIFNMDHPASNSSANNTPKKNDRSQRADGSKKKMVVRRDVERQRRQEMTNLYALLRSLLPLEYIKGKRSISDHMNEATKYIINLQKMIEEMKDKRDGLNRLSINNSKSMSVIPRVINSFSQPDFVTVRRCVSGLEVVISSDGLLLPLSRVLRALLEDGVLTVVGCVTTRVNEKSLHTIQIEVSDLTRISTTELQQKLIDLV; via the exons ATGAATTATTTCTCATCTAATGATTTACACCCTTTACAACAAAGCAATGAGATCTCAAGATCTtgtgaacaacaacaacaacaaaatgatACAACGAATCAAGAGCATATTGTCCCCAAAATTCAACCTTTTAGCATTGATAATTTTAACCGTATCTTTAATATGGACCACCCTGCTAGCAACTCATCAGCTAATAATACTCCCAAGAAAAATGATCGAAGTCAAAGAGCTGATGGAagtaagaagaaaatggttgtaaGAAGAGATGTTGAGAGGCAAAGAAGGCAAGAAATGACGAATCTTTACGCGTTGCTTCGATCGCTTCTACCTCTTGAATATATCAAG GGAAAGAGATCAATATCTGACCATATGAATGAAGCAACCAAGTATATAATTAATTTACAAAAAATGATTGAAGAAATGAAAGATAAGAGAGATGGACTGAACAGATTATCTATCAACAATTCCAAATCTATGTCTGTTATTCCTAGAGTAATAAACAGCTTTTCACAGCCGGATTTTGTTACGGTGCGGCGGTGTGTTTCAGGTTTGGAAGTTGTAATTAGTAGTGATGGGTTATTACTTCCGCTTTCAAGAGTGCTTCGAGCACTACTCGAAGATGGAGTACTTACAGTTGTTGGTTGTGTTACAACTAGGGTAAATGAGAAATCATTACACACAATTCAGATTGAG GTAAGCGATCTTACGCGAATCAGTACAACTGAACTGCAACAAAAGCTTATTGATTTGGTTTAG
- the LOC113273635 gene encoding uncharacterized protein LOC113273635, producing MAPRGPNFTTEEDTMICRIHLAISQDSATGTDQPERVLWSRIKDKLEEALPCKPKRTWTSIQSRFQGISRQVSLYSAKVLEVDGEYHSGWNEVSRVEEIRKRFKESNGNKKFKHEECYEILKDSIKYSGRSTFVFDSGQEMEDSQSGEENADIEETIPGESSDDLDIGDIENTRKRQLGKKASKQLKKTGRAKSNAQEEMLEDIIKEQQSFNEHYKAQSLMKMGQRQAEFEAIQAKSAAKFAAIQAKSAAKFAAKQARQEKLDLKKEADDDLAIMLKDVSTLDTVTREYFELRKMEILQRKRNQS from the exons ATGGCACCACGAGGTCCCAATTTTACAACAGAAGAAGATACAATGATATGTAGAATCCATTTAGCCATATCTCAAGATTCTGCTACCGGAACCGATCAACCAGAAAGAGTATTATGGAGTCGGATCAAAGATAAGTTGGAAGAAGCCCTGCCTTGTAAACCAAAACGTACTTGGACTTCTATCCAGAGTCGATTTCAGGGAATCAGTAGACAGGTTTCACTTTATTCTGCAAAAGTGTTGGAAGTTGATGGTGAATATCATAGCGGATGGAATGAAGTCTCGAGG GTTGAAGAGATAAGAAAGCGATTCAAAGAAAGTAATGGtaacaaaaaatttaagcacgaagagtgctacgaaATTCTAAAAGATAGTATCAAATATTCAGGACGGTCGACGTTTGTGTTTGATTCAGGCCAAGAAATGGAAGATTCTCAGAGTGGTGAGGAAAACGCTGATATTGAGGAAACAATTCCAGGCGAGTCCAGTGATGATCTAGATATTGGAGATATAGAGAACACACGTAAGCGTCAGTTGGGGAAGAAAGCATCGAAACAActaaagaaaacagggagagcaaAATCCAATGCCCAGGAGGAAATGCTAGAGGATATAATTAAGGAGCAGCAAAGTTTCAATGAACATTACAAAGCACAATCACTAATGAAGATGGGACAGAGACAAGCTGAGTTTGAAGCAATACAAGCTAAGTCTGCGGCAAAGTTTGCGGCGATACAAGCTAAGTCTGCGGCAAAGTTTGCGGCGAAACAAGCTAGGCAAGAAAAACTCGATTTAAAGAAAGAAGCGGACGATGACTTGGCCATAATGTTGAAGGATGTCTCTACATTGGACACTGTAACAAGagagtacttcgaacttcgaaagaTGGAAATACTACAACgcaaaagaaaccaatcttaa